From one Bacillota bacterium genomic stretch:
- the dtd gene encoding D-aminoacyl-tRNA deacylase, with the protein MKAVIQRVLNASVTVEGNIISSIGKGYLILLGVMRDDTEKDILTLASKTSRLRIFSDEDGKMNQSIIDVDGEILVVSQFTLCTDAKSGNRPGFTSAALPEKAETYYNLYIEKLKENGVKHVLSGKFRADMKVELVNDGPVTIIFDTNDWRKGD; encoded by the coding sequence TTGAAAGCTGTGATTCAGCGTGTTTTGAATGCGTCTGTAACCGTAGAAGGGAACATTATTTCATCCATTGGCAAGGGGTATCTCATACTTCTCGGAGTCATGAGGGACGACACGGAAAAGGATATTTTGACGTTGGCGTCTAAAACGTCACGTCTTAGAATTTTCTCAGACGAAGATGGTAAGATGAATCAAAGTATTATTGATGTTGACGGAGAAATACTCGTCGTATCGCAATTTACGCTTTGCACCGATGCTAAAAGCGGAAACAGACCTGGTTTTACGTCAGCTGCGTTACCGGAAAAGGCTGAGACTTATTATAATTTATATATAGAAAAGCTCAAGGAAAACGGGGTTAAACATGTTTTGAGCGGCAAGTTCAGAGCTGATATGAAGGTTGAGCTTGTTAATGACGGCCCTGTTACTATAATTTTTGACACAAATGACTGGAGAAAGGGAGACTAA
- a CDS encoding MBL fold metallo-hydrolase, with protein MKLVSMVSGPISTNTYIIIDEKSNDCAVIDPAIRNREIYNFLDKHPELKIKYIIATHGHFDHVTQIEELKEKYGGEVVIHRADLPWLVCDYNARYARHTAAAKPLSADMLLDGGETLFVGDIKLIFIHTPGHTPGGMCIQCENCLFSGDTLFLNDVGRTDLEGGDETALHHSVKEVIGSINEDLKVYPGHGDPTTLSHEKTHNPYFK; from the coding sequence TTGAAACTCGTATCAATGGTTTCCGGCCCGATTTCGACAAACACATATATAATAATTGATGAGAAATCTAATGATTGCGCTGTTATCGATCCGGCGATAAGAAATCGTGAAATATACAATTTTCTGGACAAGCATCCAGAGCTCAAAATCAAATATATAATCGCTACTCACGGTCATTTCGATCATGTTACACAGATAGAAGAACTGAAAGAGAAATATGGCGGTGAGGTTGTGATTCACCGTGCAGATCTTCCGTGGCTTGTTTGTGATTATAATGCGCGATATGCCCGTCATACTGCAGCAGCTAAGCCTCTTTCTGCTGATATGCTGCTTGATGGTGGCGAAACATTATTCGTCGGAGACATTAAACTTATATTTATCCATACACCAGGTCACACGCCTGGCGGGATGTGCATACAATGTGAAAATTGTTTATTTTCGGGAGATACATTGTTTTTAAATGATGTCGGCAGAACGGATCTTGAGGGCGGAGACGAAACAGCGCTTCATCACTCTGTTAAGGAAGTCATTGGCTCAATAAACGAAGATTTGAAGGTATATCCTGGGCACGGTGATCCAACAACACTTTCTCACGAAAAAACTCATAATCCGTATTTTAAATAG
- the hemZ gene encoding coproporphyrinogen dehydrogenase HemZ produces the protein MRIECNGHSYRNLIESVSLLFYPVSSFEGDEGDGRGVVSTLKVEQNMAYAHTLLYDGPQSAEYECNEKVKEDGDYQVLIGKSVFLAWQRLCNITPPWGTLIGIRPAKVASRLLSEGYTDQEIINFFQDNYFTRQDKASVCIEAAKLEKNALGLLKPDMFSLYVSIPFCPSRCSYCSFVSHSIEKAKKLIDPYVDLLCRELALWGEAARGRSMRPLTIYFGGGTPTTLSGQQLLRIMNTIKDSFDLTSLQEYTVEAGRPDTITKEKLEAIKIGGAGRISINPQTMSDNTLAAIGRRHTSDDIRTAFKIARSVGFDTINADLIAGLPGEGIEDFSHTLKGILDLSPENITVHTLSIKKSAFLKENGGDLLSKQAAVTGEMVSLASEVLRKENYHPYYLYRQKNTAGNHENVGYAKDGHDGLYNIYTMGEHQSILAAGAGAVTKIVKMPENRIERFFEYKYPYEYINNFEKAENNIKQAMRLI, from the coding sequence ATGCGCATAGAATGTAATGGTCATAGTTACCGCAATTTAATAGAAAGCGTTTCGCTTTTATTTTATCCTGTATCCAGTTTCGAGGGGGATGAAGGCGACGGACGCGGTGTTGTAAGCACATTGAAAGTCGAACAAAATATGGCTTATGCGCATACTCTGTTATATGACGGACCGCAGAGTGCAGAATATGAGTGCAATGAAAAGGTGAAAGAGGATGGAGATTACCAGGTTCTTATAGGAAAGTCTGTCTTTCTTGCTTGGCAACGACTATGTAATATAACGCCGCCATGGGGTACACTTATCGGTATTCGCCCCGCTAAGGTTGCATCAAGACTATTATCGGAAGGTTATACAGATCAGGAAATAATAAACTTTTTTCAAGACAATTATTTTACAAGACAGGATAAGGCTTCAGTATGCATTGAGGCGGCTAAACTTGAAAAGAATGCGCTCGGTTTACTCAAGCCCGATATGTTCAGTTTATATGTATCCATACCGTTTTGCCCAAGCAGATGCAGCTATTGTTCGTTCGTATCGCATTCTATTGAGAAGGCAAAAAAACTTATCGATCCTTATGTAGATCTTTTATGCCGTGAGCTTGCTCTGTGGGGGGAAGCTGCTCGCGGAAGGTCTATGCGCCCATTGACAATTTATTTTGGCGGTGGCACACCTACAACTTTATCTGGTCAGCAGCTTTTAAGGATTATGAATACAATAAAAGACAGCTTTGATCTCACTTCACTTCAGGAATATACCGTAGAGGCCGGACGCCCTGATACAATCACTAAAGAAAAACTCGAAGCTATTAAAATCGGCGGAGCGGGTAGAATAAGTATAAATCCGCAGACAATGTCGGATAATACGCTTGCAGCGATTGGCAGAAGGCATACATCGGATGATATCCGCACAGCATTTAAAATTGCCCGTTCTGTTGGATTTGACACTATCAATGCTGATCTTATTGCAGGACTGCCGGGAGAAGGAATAGAAGACTTTTCACATACTTTAAAGGGGATTTTGGATCTTAGCCCGGAAAATATAACGGTTCATACTTTAAGCATTAAAAAATCGGCATTTCTAAAGGAAAACGGAGGAGATTTGCTTAGTAAACAGGCGGCTGTTACAGGAGAGATGGTATCTCTTGCATCAGAAGTATTGCGAAAAGAGAATTATCATCCGTATTATTTGTATCGCCAGAAGAACACGGCAGGGAATCATGAAAATGTAGGTTATGCAAAAGACGGGCATGACGGTTTATATAACATATATACCATGGGTGAACATCAGTCGATTTTAGCGGCTGGTGCCGGAGCTGTCACAAAGATCGTAAAAATGCCCGAAAACCGCATTGAACGATTTTTTGAATATAAATATCCATATGAATATATAAATAATTTCGAAAAAGCAGAAAATAATATCAAGCAGGCAATGAGACTGATTTGA
- a CDS encoding polysaccharide biosynthesis protein, which yields MAAKKQNFMEGALVLMLGGIIVKIIGALFKIPLSNLLHGVGMSYFTVAYDIYTWVYIITTAGLPIAISRMVSESNSHGRYTDSKHILQVAFRTFFAFAIVTSGFLLIFAKQLADLMDNSDAVYCIIAVAPAILFEIIMSSNRGYFEGHKNMVPTAISQIITATAKLTFGYALAYILLKRGYGLPIAAAGAIFGVTIGGALGAIYLFFKRIHYKPERESIFTTDVATPRRKLLKRLLAITIPITIGSSVLSITNLIDTGMVMNRLSSAGIAMDRAKLLFGSYSALARTMFNLPTAVIIPMGVSVIPSLAEKFATGVNKQSRGIAESALRVVMILSVPAGFGLAMMSKPILSLLYSSLTEEVKIAAPLLTSLGPAVVFVCLVSITNAILQAIGKEKVPVVTMLIGGTMKLVCNYILVGTPNINISGAPFGTNLCYGTIALLNIIVIWRSLDGLPTIIPTTIKSVGSALVSCGVAALLFNPIAAAIGATLSTLICIIIAVSGYFIILLTFKGMNEEDILLLPKGEKIKKILAKYGWIG from the coding sequence ATGGCTGCAAAAAAACAGAATTTCATGGAGGGCGCACTTGTTCTGATGCTGGGCGGCATCATAGTTAAAATTATAGGCGCTCTTTTCAAAATACCGCTCTCAAACCTGCTTCATGGCGTCGGTATGTCCTATTTTACCGTTGCGTATGACATTTATACTTGGGTTTATATTATAACAACGGCAGGCCTGCCGATCGCGATTTCACGAATGGTTTCTGAAAGTAACAGCCATGGGAGATATACTGATTCCAAGCACATACTCCAGGTCGCTTTTAGAACATTTTTTGCGTTTGCAATCGTTACATCGGGATTCCTGCTGATATTTGCTAAACAGCTTGCAGATTTGATGGACAACAGCGACGCTGTTTATTGTATTATTGCTGTTGCTCCGGCTATTCTTTTTGAGATTATTATGTCTTCGAACCGCGGTTATTTCGAGGGCCATAAAAATATGGTTCCAACAGCTATATCACAGATTATTACTGCAACTGCAAAACTTACCTTTGGCTATGCGCTGGCGTATATTCTCTTAAAGAGAGGTTACGGGCTTCCAATCGCGGCTGCAGGAGCAATTTTCGGTGTTACAATCGGCGGCGCACTCGGCGCAATCTACTTATTTTTTAAGCGTATACATTATAAACCGGAACGTGAATCGATTTTTACCACAGATGTTGCAACTCCGCGGCGTAAGCTTTTGAAAAGGCTTCTTGCAATAACGATTCCAATAACGATTGGATCTTCCGTACTTAGCATTACTAACTTGATAGATACCGGTATGGTTATGAACCGTCTTAGTAGCGCAGGAATTGCTATGGATAGGGCAAAGTTGCTGTTTGGCAGCTATTCTGCCCTTGCGCGTACCATGTTTAATTTGCCAACAGCAGTTATAATTCCAATGGGTGTCAGCGTAATTCCATCTCTTGCCGAAAAATTTGCAACTGGGGTCAATAAGCAGTCTAGGGGAATTGCAGAATCCGCATTACGCGTTGTTATGATTCTATCAGTACCAGCAGGATTTGGACTTGCGATGATGTCAAAACCTATTTTGTCATTACTTTACTCTTCTCTGACAGAAGAAGTAAAAATTGCTGCCCCGCTTCTTACTTCTCTTGGGCCGGCTGTAGTTTTTGTTTGCCTCGTCTCAATTACAAATGCTATACTACAGGCGATTGGAAAAGAGAAGGTTCCGGTAGTTACGATGCTTATCGGTGGAACAATGAAACTTGTTTGCAACTATATCCTTGTAGGAACACCTAATATTAATATCTCTGGGGCTCCTTTTGGTACAAACCTCTGCTATGGCACAATAGCTTTATTAAATATTATTGTCATCTGGCGCTCGCTTGATGGTTTACCGACCATAATACCGACAACAATAAAGTCTGTCGGCTCCGCTCTTGTTTCATGCGGAGTTGCAGCGCTGCTCTTTAATCCTATTGCTGCAGCTATAGGTGCCACACTTTCTACCCTAATTTGTATAATAATCGCAGTATCTGGTTATTTTATAATATTGTTAACGTTCAAGGGTATGAACGAAGAGGATATTTTGCTGCTGCCTAAAGGAGAAAAAATTAAAAAAATACTTGCAAAATACGGATGGATAGGATAA